A window of Tautonia plasticadhaerens contains these coding sequences:
- a CDS encoding acyl carrier protein yields the protein MSESEILDDLAGVLADFGGRDYSGPIGAETRFFADLGLASIDAVVLGESLQDFYGRPLPFGDLMAELGSRKDRDLTMGTLAKFLARHLGN from the coding sequence ATGAGCGAATCCGAGATTCTCGACGACCTGGCCGGGGTCCTGGCCGACTTCGGCGGTCGGGATTACTCCGGGCCGATCGGCGCGGAGACCCGGTTCTTCGCCGACCTGGGCCTGGCGTCGATCGACGCGGTGGTGCTGGGGGAGTCGCTCCAGGACTTCTACGGCCGCCCCCTGCCCTTCGGCGACTTGATGGCGGAGCTGGGGTCCCGGAAGGACCGCGACCTGACGATGGGGACGCTGGCGAAGTTCCTGGCCCGACACCTCGGGAATTGA
- a CDS encoding polyketide synthase: MSRTPRPLDAAIVGMACRFAGAGDLFAFWDDVLAGRALVPGEEGAIPDPGSIGADRSPGGALAGPIASGPDAVGGLWGASDASGPGLVLALDAARAALADAGLGEGIPEGRRVEVVIGRRAELDGRAPARRRRRGRVPGRKPAISGALHPGWSAEDEEAVRAGLVGGPPPLAAAGGADAVSGPSIGLPGRLGPVRMIDAGGASALEALARAARAVSSGRADLAIAGAVHLDPDGEGPIGANGRGPRPRTDRARPMPGEGVGVVVLRPLRDAERDGDRIYAVVKGAGLDRGVEGDRDPAPAGARGLLRAIRRAYRRSGIDPGTVGLLEGGGPGMPACGRAELRALRAAFPPPGSGMDRVLGAASAVVGPAGEASGMAGLIKASLALHHRILPASPAAGDPRPRPGRDVARSATNPSSRPWISGLPTPRRAGISASGHSGINAHVILEEHGGSDREVPGALPRWPDEAVLLAGEDRAGLADRARRLADRLRARPDLDLKDVAARLNGEAVRAGAPARLGLVARSVGDLVERLESAAGRLDDPGRGSIRDARGAYYWDRPAGASGGLAFLFPGEGSQYPGMLADLCMHFPEVRGCLDRIDRMALASGAIDPPGARLYGAGAGVDPSLWEAGTAVHVVLGSQWALYTLLTRLGLEPDAVCGHSSGEFPALVASGAIPDDDGLEARLIGLAAVFSGLERSGAIPEARLLGVGADRSRVEALLGSPAGTAVAVAADNCPHQVVIVGGPAAIREAAGRLKSAGISVEELPFSRAYHCPEFGPAMGPIRAFFESIPIGDPSIPLYSCCLAGRVSGGPDELRRLAVAQWTRPVEFRRAVEAMHVDGIRLFVDVGARGNLAGFVEDTLRGRDAFAVAANLPRRSGLSQLNHLVASLFAQGATIDPAVLYSRRRPMSVDLEGGPPTGARGVTMRPESPGPRAGLRPEDPGGSRPSRPPGRRDEWGEVGPDARLAVDADWDAPAAPAREVSVPGGREAGAGTSTRGEGVAVGLGPAPGRGVTGGAREGAAIEATAGRCVVRRILDAEGDPVAEAHTFGGRRISAIDSDMKGLPVLPFTVMAEMLAEASARLVPGGVLVGLRDVRARRWVRYEDAPTLLEIVAEADPDRPGEVRAGLFHRGRADRPGPRGDRPEMEAVVVLSGDRPGAPGASPFDLGEAEASRFTAESLYGEQWLFHGPALRGVVGVGEVSDRGIEGTLRVLPRGALRREAGAPMPLTDPIVLDAFTHLLGCWGLDRLADGDVIFPLRMGRLEFFGEDPPEGADVPCRIEVTAVDRHRVRADAEILRPDGRVWMRLRDWEDWRFDWPARYRDLFRQPDRILLGEPIGLAGLPAGTSAVWLRPPEDMGRPVWRDVLERVQLSPRERAGCLRPEGSDRRRTLRLWGRIAAKEAARRLWLAEGRGHLYPADLTIEPDESGRPVLLPGVGPGGRDMPILSISHTEGVAVALASRDPGARVGIDVERITPRSGSFEDLAFGPGERALLDRFDAERRPEWVARLWCAREAVAKATGLGMIDGPRGVEVTAIDPASGMMAARLGTGLASACPGLAGGGLDVGTTTREGYALAWFVRGGAER, translated from the coding sequence ATGAGCCGGACGCCCCGGCCGCTCGACGCGGCGATCGTCGGCATGGCCTGCCGGTTCGCCGGGGCCGGCGACCTGTTCGCCTTCTGGGACGACGTGCTCGCCGGTCGGGCCCTCGTCCCGGGGGAGGAGGGTGCGATCCCGGATCCGGGTTCGATCGGGGCCGACCGGAGTCCGGGCGGGGCCCTCGCCGGTCCGATCGCGTCGGGCCCTGATGCGGTCGGTGGTCTGTGGGGGGCGTCGGACGCATCGGGGCCGGGGCTCGTGCTGGCGCTCGACGCGGCCCGGGCCGCGCTGGCCGACGCGGGGCTCGGCGAGGGGATCCCCGAGGGGAGGCGGGTCGAGGTGGTGATCGGCCGGCGGGCCGAGCTCGACGGCCGAGCCCCGGCTCGGCGGCGGCGACGGGGCCGGGTGCCAGGGCGGAAGCCGGCGATCTCGGGGGCCTTGCACCCGGGGTGGTCGGCCGAGGACGAAGAGGCGGTGCGGGCCGGGCTGGTGGGGGGCCCACCTCCCCTGGCTGCCGCCGGGGGGGCCGACGCCGTGTCGGGCCCGTCGATCGGGCTGCCCGGGAGATTGGGCCCGGTGCGGATGATCGACGCGGGGGGGGCGTCGGCCCTGGAGGCGCTGGCGAGGGCGGCGAGGGCGGTCTCGTCGGGCCGGGCGGACCTGGCGATCGCGGGGGCGGTGCACCTCGATCCGGACGGGGAGGGGCCGATCGGGGCCAACGGCCGGGGCCCTCGCCCCCGGACCGATCGGGCCCGGCCGATGCCGGGCGAGGGGGTGGGCGTGGTCGTGCTCAGGCCGCTGCGGGACGCCGAGCGCGACGGCGACCGGATCTACGCCGTGGTGAAGGGGGCGGGGCTCGATCGCGGCGTCGAGGGGGACCGGGATCCGGCCCCTGCCGGGGCGAGGGGCCTGCTGAGGGCGATCAGGCGGGCCTACCGGCGGTCGGGGATCGACCCGGGGACGGTCGGCCTGCTGGAGGGGGGCGGGCCGGGGATGCCGGCCTGCGGTCGGGCTGAGCTGCGGGCCCTCCGGGCGGCCTTCCCGCCCCCGGGGTCGGGCATGGATCGGGTGCTCGGCGCAGCGTCGGCGGTGGTCGGGCCGGCGGGGGAGGCGTCGGGGATGGCGGGGCTGATCAAGGCGTCGCTCGCGTTGCACCACCGGATCCTGCCCGCGAGCCCGGCGGCCGGGGATCCCCGACCGCGGCCCGGCCGGGACGTCGCCCGGTCGGCGACCAACCCGTCGAGCCGCCCCTGGATCAGCGGGCTCCCGACCCCGAGGCGGGCGGGGATCAGCGCGTCGGGGCATTCGGGCATCAACGCGCATGTGATCCTCGAGGAGCACGGGGGGTCGGATCGCGAGGTCCCGGGCGCCCTCCCCCGGTGGCCCGACGAGGCGGTCCTGCTCGCCGGCGAGGACCGCGCGGGCCTGGCCGATCGGGCCCGGCGGCTGGCGGATCGGCTCCGGGCCCGGCCCGACCTCGACCTGAAGGACGTCGCCGCCCGGCTGAACGGGGAGGCGGTGCGGGCCGGGGCCCCGGCCCGCCTGGGGCTGGTGGCGCGGTCGGTCGGCGACCTGGTCGAGCGCCTGGAATCGGCGGCCGGGCGCCTGGACGACCCGGGGCGGGGGTCGATCCGGGACGCCCGGGGGGCGTACTACTGGGACCGGCCGGCGGGGGCCTCCGGCGGGCTGGCGTTCCTGTTCCCGGGGGAGGGGTCGCAGTATCCGGGGATGCTCGCCGACCTGTGCATGCACTTCCCCGAGGTCCGGGGCTGTCTCGACCGGATCGACCGGATGGCGCTGGCCTCCGGCGCGATCGACCCGCCCGGGGCCCGGCTGTACGGCGCCGGGGCCGGGGTCGACCCGTCGCTCTGGGAGGCGGGGACCGCGGTGCACGTGGTGCTCGGCTCTCAGTGGGCGCTGTACACGCTGCTGACCCGGCTCGGGCTGGAGCCGGACGCGGTTTGCGGCCACAGCAGCGGCGAGTTCCCCGCGCTGGTGGCTTCGGGGGCGATCCCGGATGACGACGGGCTGGAGGCCCGGCTCATCGGGCTGGCCGCCGTGTTCTCCGGGCTGGAGCGGTCGGGGGCGATCCCGGAGGCCCGCCTGCTGGGCGTGGGGGCCGACCGGTCTCGGGTCGAGGCGTTGCTGGGAAGCCCGGCCGGGACGGCGGTGGCGGTGGCCGCGGACAATTGCCCGCATCAGGTCGTGATCGTCGGCGGGCCGGCTGCGATCCGGGAGGCGGCGGGTCGCCTGAAGTCGGCGGGGATCTCGGTGGAGGAATTGCCGTTCTCCCGGGCCTACCACTGCCCCGAGTTCGGCCCGGCGATGGGGCCGATCCGGGCGTTCTTCGAGTCGATCCCGATCGGCGATCCGTCGATCCCGCTATATTCCTGCTGCCTGGCGGGGCGGGTGTCGGGGGGGCCGGACGAGCTGCGACGGCTCGCGGTGGCCCAGTGGACCCGGCCGGTCGAGTTCCGCCGGGCGGTGGAGGCGATGCACGTCGACGGCATCCGGCTGTTCGTGGATGTGGGGGCCAGGGGGAACCTCGCCGGGTTCGTCGAGGACACACTCCGGGGGCGGGACGCCTTCGCGGTGGCCGCGAACCTGCCGAGGCGATCGGGCCTCTCTCAACTGAATCACCTGGTCGCGTCGCTGTTCGCGCAGGGCGCGACGATCGACCCGGCCGTGTTGTATTCCCGCCGCCGCCCCATGTCCGTCGACCTGGAGGGGGGGCCGCCGACCGGGGCGAGGGGGGTGACGATGCGGCCCGAATCCCCCGGGCCCCGGGCGGGCCTCCGGCCCGAGGATCCGGGGGGGAGCCGGCCGAGTCGACCGCCGGGGAGGCGGGACGAGTGGGGGGAGGTCGGCCCCGACGCTCGCCTCGCCGTGGATGCCGATTGGGATGCCCCCGCGGCCCCGGCGCGTGAGGTCTCCGTCCCGGGGGGACGGGAGGCGGGGGCGGGGACCTCGACTCGGGGCGAGGGCGTCGCCGTCGGGTTGGGGCCCGCCCCGGGCCGGGGCGTCACGGGAGGGGCCCGGGAGGGGGCGGCGATCGAGGCGACGGCCGGGCGTTGCGTCGTCCGCCGGATCCTGGACGCGGAGGGGGACCCGGTCGCCGAGGCCCATACGTTCGGCGGCCGCCGGATCTCGGCGATCGACTCGGACATGAAGGGCCTGCCGGTGCTGCCGTTCACGGTGATGGCGGAGATGCTGGCAGAGGCGTCGGCCCGGCTCGTGCCCGGCGGGGTGTTGGTGGGGCTGCGGGACGTGAGGGCGCGTCGGTGGGTCAGATATGAAGACGCGCCGACATTGCTGGAGATCGTCGCCGAGGCGGATCCCGACCGGCCCGGCGAGGTACGGGCGGGGCTGTTCCATCGGGGCCGGGCCGATCGGCCGGGGCCAAGGGGGGATCGGCCGGAGATGGAGGCGGTGGTGGTCTTATCGGGGGATCGCCCCGGGGCGCCGGGGGCCTCGCCGTTCGACCTGGGGGAGGCGGAGGCGTCCCGGTTCACCGCAGAGTCGCTCTACGGCGAGCAGTGGCTCTTCCACGGCCCTGCGCTCCGGGGGGTGGTGGGGGTGGGGGAGGTGTCGGACCGGGGGATCGAGGGGACGCTCCGGGTGCTCCCGAGGGGCGCCCTCCGGCGCGAGGCAGGGGCCCCAATGCCGCTGACCGACCCGATCGTGCTGGACGCGTTCACCCACCTGCTCGGCTGCTGGGGCCTGGACCGGCTGGCCGACGGGGACGTGATCTTCCCGCTCCGGATGGGCAGGCTGGAGTTTTTCGGCGAGGACCCTCCGGAGGGGGCCGACGTGCCCTGCCGGATCGAGGTGACGGCGGTCGATCGCCACAGGGTCCGGGCGGACGCGGAGATCCTCCGGCCGGATGGGCGGGTCTGGATGCGGCTGCGCGACTGGGAGGACTGGCGGTTCGACTGGCCCGCGCGCTACCGGGACCTGTTCCGTCAGCCCGACCGGATCCTGCTCGGCGAGCCGATCGGTCTGGCGGGGTTGCCTGCCGGAACCTCCGCCGTGTGGCTCCGGCCGCCGGAGGACATGGGGCGTCCGGTCTGGCGGGACGTGCTGGAGCGGGTGCAGCTCTCCCCCCGGGAGCGGGCGGGGTGCCTGCGACCCGAGGGGTCGGACCGGAGGAGGACGCTCCGGCTCTGGGGGCGGATCGCGGCCAAGGAGGCGGCCCGTCGGCTCTGGCTGGCCGAGGGGAGGGGGCACCTCTATCCCGCCGACCTGACGATCGAGCCGGACGAGTCGGGCCGCCCCGTGCTCCTCCCCGGGGTGGGGCCGGGAGGCCGGGACATGCCGATCCTGTCGATCTCGCACACCGAGGGGGTGGCGGTCGCGCTGGCGAGCCGGGATCCGGGCGCCCGGGTGGGGATCGACGTCGAGCGGATCACGCCCCGGTCGGGATCCTTCGAGGACCTGGCCTTCGGGCCGGGGGAGCGGGCGTTGCTCGACCGCTTCGACGCAGAGCGACGGCCGGAGTGGGTCGCCCGGCTCTGGTGCGCCCGCGAGGCGGTGGCCAAGGCGACCGGCTTGGGGATGATCGACGGGCCGAGGGGGGTGGAGGTGACGGCCATCGACCCGGCGTCGGGGATGATGGCCGCCCGGCTCGGCACGGGGCTGGCTTCGGCCTGCCCGGGGCTGGCGGGGGGCGGACTGGACGTAGGGACGACGACCCGGGAGGGGTATGCCCTCGCCTGGTTCGTCCGGGGGGGGGCGGAGCGATGA